The genomic segment CAGGCTGACGTCGCCGGGAACGACGGAGCAGATCTCCTCGACCAGCGGGCGGAAGGGGCGCTTCTCCTTGGCGATGAGCGACGGGTTCGTCGTGCAGCCGTCCACGAGCCCCATCGCCACGCCTTCCTTGAGCTCGGCGACGTTCGCGCTGTCGAGAAAGATCTTCATGTCGTGCCTCCTGGTTTGGGGACCTCGGGGCCCAGTGTAGTCGCGCCGCGCGAAGCGGGCAAGCCTCAAGCGCCGCGGTGGCGCCGGTAGGCCGCGAGCCGCGCGTCGAGGCCGGGCCGGTCGAGGATGGCCGCGGGTCCCTCGGCTTCGACCGAGGCCGCTCCCGCGCACGCCGCTGCGGTCGCCGCCTCCCACGCATCTCCGAGGCGCTGGTACTCGATCAGGAGCGTGCTCGCGAAGACGTCGCCCGCGCCCGTCGGGTCGATCTCCTTCGCGGCGTCGGCCTCGACGTGGTAGGAATCGCCGTTGACGTAGAGCGTCGCCCCGCGCTTCCCGCGCGTGATGGCGCCCAGCGGCACCTGCTGGAGCCACGCGACGGCGCCCGCGTCGCCTCCGGGCAGATCCTCTTCGCTGAGGACCAGGAGCTGGGTGCGCGGCAGCACGTCGTCGGCGTCCTCCCACGGCTGCGGGCCCATCCGGCCGCCGCGGCCGCGCTTGCGCAACCAGCCCTGCGGCAGCACGGCGACGGCCGCGTCCTCGAAAGCGCCGGCCAGCGCCGGGTCCACCTCGCCCGCCACGGGGCACAGCACGGCCAGCGGCGCTCCCCGCCACGCCGCGGGGAGGTGCTCCATCTCGAGATCGGCCGCGCGGGAGAGGAGGGTGAGGGTGCGCGCGCCCCTGGATTGGCCGAGCCGGTAGCGCGTCGTCTGAGGTGACGCCACCGTCGTGACGTGGATCCCCTCGGGAAAGACGTCGAGCGGGTAGTCGGGAGAGATGGAGGTCAGGAGGCCGACGCTGAGGCCGAGCCGCCGGGCAGTCAGCGCCGCGTAGTAGGCCGAGCCGCCGGGCCTGACGCCCGACGGCGTCTCGTCGAAGGTCACGTGCCCGATGGCGACCAGGTCGATCATGGATCCCCCCTCCCCGCCCGGGAGAGGGCCGCCCTCACAGCTCCATCTGCTTGGCGATGATCTCCTTCATGATCTCGGAGGTGCCGCCGCCGATGGTCAAAAGGCGGATGTCGCGGAAGAAGCGCTCGATCGGGTACTCGCGCATGTAGCCGTAGCCGCCGTGGAGCTGGACGCAGTCGTACGCGACCTTCTGGGCCATCTCCCCGGCGAAGAGCTTCACCATGGAGATCTCCTTGACCGCCTCCTCACCGCCCTGGAACTTGAGGCAGGCGGCGTAGGTCAGCCAGCGGGCCGCCTCGATGAGGGTCGCCAGGTCGGCCAGCTTGTGGCGCACGACCTGCTTGCCCGACAGCGGGCCGTCGAAGGCGTGGCGCTGCTTCACGTATGCGATGGTGTCCTCGAGCGCGCGCGCGCAGCCGGCCACGGCGTGGAGCCCGGCCACCAGCCGCTCCCGCTGGAAAACCCGCATGACCTCGTAGAAGCCCACACCCTCCCGCCCCAGCAGGTTCTCGGCCGGCACGCGCATGTCCTGGAAGGCAAGCTCGGCGGTGTCCGAGGCGCGGTTGCCCATCTTGTCGAGCTTGCGGCTCACGGTGAATCCCGGCGTGCTCCGCTCGACCAGGAACATGGAAATGCCCCGATGCCTCTTCCCTTGGGAGTCGCGCTTCTCGCGGTCTCCGCTCTCGATACGCGCCGCGACGAAGAAGATGTCGGCCATCACGCCGTTGGTGATGAACATCTTGGAGCCGTTCAGCACGTAGTGGCCGCCGTCCCTGACGGCGCGCGTCCGGATGGCGGCCACGTCGGAGCCACCGCCGGGCTCGGTCACCGCGATGGCGGTGAGCTTGTCGCCCCGGCAAATGCCCGGCAGGTGTCTCTCCTTGAGCGCTTCGCTGCCCGTCCAGTACAGGTGGGGCGAGGCCATGTCGGTGTGTACGCCGAGCGCCATGGCAAAGGCGGCGCAGCGGGAGCGCGCCGCTTCCTCGCAGAGCACGGCCGTGGTGAGGAAGTCGGCGCCGCCGCCGCCGTACTTCTCGTCGTACTCGACGCCGAGGAAGCCCAAGGCGCCCATGCGCGGCCAGATCGACTTGGGGATCTGTCCGGCCTCCTCCCACTCGTTGACATACGGCTCGACCTCCTTCTCGACGAAGGAGCGCACCGCCTGGCGGAACATTTCGTGCTGCTCGTTGAAGATCTTCATGCGCCGCTGCCCCACTTCGCCTTGACGGCTTCCCGGTCCACGCCGCCTTCGGCCGACCGCGCGAGGGCATCGGCGAACACCACCACGTGGGGACGCTTGAAGCGGGCGATCTTCGACGCCACGAAGTCGCTGACCTGCTGGGCGGTGTAGCGGCCCGCGCTCTTCACCTCGACGACGGCCTTGATCGCTTCACCCCATTTGGCGTCGGGGATGCCGTACACGCACACACCGCTCACTCCGTCCATTTCCATAATGACCGTCTCGACCTCCGCGGGGTACACGTTCTCCCCGCCGGGCTTGATCAGCTCCTTCTCGGGCTTGCGCCTGACGTAGTGGAGGTAGCCGTCGGTATCGAAGCGCCCCACGTCGCCGGTGTGGTGCCAGCCGTTGCGGAAGGTGTACGCCGTCACGTCGGGCTGGGCGAAGTAGCCCTGGAACACGAGCGGGCCGCGGACGGTAATCTCGCCCGGCGTGCCCACCGGCACCTCGCGGTCGTCGTCGTCCACCAGCTTGATCCGGCACAGGGGCGCCGGCTTGCCGGCGGCGCCGGGCTGCTCCGACACGCGCTGGAGGCTGACGAAACCGCTCGTCTCCGATTGGCCGAAGCCCGTCCAGAACTGCGCCCCGGTGCCCTCGTGCAGGCGCTGGATGGTCTGGGGTGAGTCCAAGCCGGAGACGTGCTTCAAGCTCGGCAGCCGGCTTCCCAGCTTCCCGGCGGCGTCCAGCAGGCTCTGCAGCACGGGAGGATAATCCGAGACGTGGGTGACGCGGTGGCGGTCGATGAGCCGCACCGCTTCCTCCGCGTCGAAGCGCGGCACCAGCACGCTGGCGGCGCCGGCGTGCATGTGGGCCATGGCCATGCCGAGAGCGGTGATGTGGAACAGGGGGAGTGCTAAGAGGTAGTGATCCGCCGGGGTCAAGCCGAGGCAGGCCATGGCGGTCAGGTTGGCGGCGACGACATTGGCGTGGGTCAGCACGGCGCCGCGCGGGATCATGTCGACCGCCGCGGTGGAGATGACGGCAAACGGGTCGGCGGGCGACACCTCGGCCGCTTCGGCTCCACCTGAGAACCCGTACAGCGAGTCGCCATACAGTGAGTCAAAAGGCGTGAAACCGGGCCCCGCGGATTCACCGAACTGATACCAGTGCGGCACGGTCTTGAAGCGCTGCGGCCACGCCGCCACGACGCTGAGCGTGGAGGCATCGGCCACCATCATCTGCGGCGCCGCGCGCTCCATCACGCGCTCCACTTCCTGCTCGGTCAAGCGCCAGTTGATGGGATAGGCGATGATGCCCTGGCGCGCGCAGGCGCCGTACAGCTCGAGGTACGCGGCATCGTTCTGCGCCAGCACGCATATGCGCTCGCCCTTGCCGATGCCCAGGGCCGCCAGGCCTGCCGCCAGGTCGTCCACACGTCCCTTGAACTCTCTAAACGACAGGGGACGGTCGCCGTGGATGACGGCGGGCGCGTCGCCGTGCACCGACGCGCCGCGCGCGATCATGTCGTAGACGGTGAATGCGTGCACACTCATGCCGCGCGTGGAGCCTCCCGTCACTGCCCGACGATGTCCTTCTTCATGGGCCCGAGGATCGCCAGGAGCTCCTGCTGCTCCTTGGCGCCGACCTTGAACTTGTTGAGCGACTTGACCAGGTCCTCCACGGTCGCGCTCCACTCGGCATCGGTGATGCGCATACCGGCGTGGGTCGCCTTCATGTCGCGCCCGAGATAGGCGCAGGGCCCGCCGGTCGCGTCGCAGATCTGGTCGGCGAGGTTGGTCTGGAGCTTCGCGACCGCCGCGGGCTGCAGCCCTTTGAAGCGGCTGTTCACGCGCGGGTCGGCCACGACGTTGGCGACGAAATCGTCCACGACTCCCTTGATCGCCTCGCGCCCGCCCAGCCGCTGGTACAGCGTCGGCCCGGGCGGCGCCGAGGCGCAGGCTGCGAAGGTCACGGCAACCACGGCCATCAGGACGGCTCGGCTCATCAGTCGCATCGGCATGCCTCCTCGGTGAGGGATTGGGCTAGCTCAGCCAGCGTTTGCGGCGCTTGTAGTGCTTCACGTCCCGGTACGACTTCCGGGCGCCCACCTCGGTGAGCCCCAGGTAGAACTCCTTGATGTCGGCGTTGTCGCGGAGCGCGGCCGCGGGACCGTCGAGCACGATGCGCCCGTTCTCCATGACGTAGCCGTGCTCGGCGACCTCGAGCGCCAGGTTGGCGTTCTGCTCCACCAGGAGCACGGTCAGCTTCTGCTCGTGGCTCAGGCGCCGGACGATGCCGAAGATCTCCTCGACCAGCAGCGGCGCCAGCCCCAGCGAGGGCTCGTCGAGCAGGATGACCTTCGGGTTGGACATGAGGGCCCGCCCAATGACGAGCATCTGCTGCTCCCCGCCCGAGAGGTAGCCGGACTGCACCGCCCGCCGCTCCTTGAGCTTCGGAAAGTACTGGTAGACGCGCTCGATGCCCTCTTTGACGCGCGCGCCGTCGCGCTGGATGTGCCCGCCCGCGACCAGGTTTTCCTCGGTGGTCAGGTGCTCGAAGACGCGGCGCCCCTCGAAGACCTGGACGACGCCGCGCTTCACGACCTCGTGAGGCGCCAGGCGGTCGAGGCGCTCGCCGTCGAACTCGACCGATCCCTTCGTCACCTCTCCGCGCTCGGCCCGCAGCAGACCCGAGACGGCCTTCAACGTGGTCGTCTTGCCCGCGCCGTTGGCGCCGAGCAGCGTCGTGACGCTGGCTTCCTTCACGGTCAGCGACACCCCCTTGAGGACGAGGATGACGCTGTCGTAGATGACCTCGACGTTGTTGAGCGTGATCATGGCGATGTCAACACTGCGGCGGGGGCCGGGTGTCCTGGGCCCCGGCCGCAGCGCCGGCGCTCACTTCTTCGCGCCCGCCTCCTTGATGTGCTTGGCCAGCACTTCCGGATAGGCCTTGTCCCACTCGGTCGCCTTCATCCACTTCCCCCCTCTGATCTGGAAGATCTGCACCCACCCTCCGCCCTCGTGGTCCAGCGCCGTGATCTCGAGCGGAGGCACCAAGCCGCCCAGCGTGAAGCCCTTGATCTTCTCGAAGCCCGCCTTCACGTCCGCCCCGGTGATGGTGC from the Candidatus Rokuibacteriota bacterium genome contains:
- a CDS encoding transaldolase family protein; this translates as MKIFLDSANVAELKEGVAMGLVDGCTTNPSLIAKEKRPFRPLVEEICSVVPGDVSL
- a CDS encoding PfkB family carbohydrate kinase codes for the protein MIDLVAIGHVTFDETPSGVRPGGSAYYAALTARRLGLSVGLLTSISPDYPLDVFPEGIHVTTVASPQTTRYRLGQSRGARTLTLLSRAADLEMEHLPAAWRGAPLAVLCPVAGEVDPALAGAFEDAAVAVLPQGWLRKRGRGGRMGPQPWEDADDVLPRTQLLVLSEEDLPGGDAGAVAWLQQVPLGAITRGKRGATLYVNGDSYHVEADAAKEIDPTGAGDVFASTLLIEYQRLGDAWEAATAAACAGAASVEAEGPAAILDRPGLDARLAAYRRHRGA
- a CDS encoding acyl-CoA dehydrogenase family protein, with amino-acid sequence MKIFNEQHEMFRQAVRSFVEKEVEPYVNEWEEAGQIPKSIWPRMGALGFLGVEYDEKYGGGGADFLTTAVLCEEAARSRCAAFAMALGVHTDMASPHLYWTGSEALKERHLPGICRGDKLTAIAVTEPGGGSDVAAIRTRAVRDGGHYVLNGSKMFITNGVMADIFFVAARIESGDREKRDSQGKRHRGISMFLVERSTPGFTVSRKLDKMGNRASDTAELAFQDMRVPAENLLGREGVGFYEVMRVFQRERLVAGLHAVAGCARALEDTIAYVKQRHAFDGPLSGKQVVRHKLADLATLIEAARWLTYAACLKFQGGEEAVKEISMVKLFAGEMAQKVAYDCVQLHGGYGYMREYPIERFFRDIRLLTIGGGTSEIMKEIIAKQMEL
- a CDS encoding AMP-binding protein; its protein translation is MSVHAFTVYDMIARGASVHGDAPAVIHGDRPLSFREFKGRVDDLAAGLAALGIGKGERICVLAQNDAAYLELYGACARQGIIAYPINWRLTEQEVERVMERAAPQMMVADASTLSVVAAWPQRFKTVPHWYQFGESAGPGFTPFDSLYGDSLYGFSGGAEAAEVSPADPFAVISTAAVDMIPRGAVLTHANVVAANLTAMACLGLTPADHYLLALPLFHITALGMAMAHMHAGAASVLVPRFDAEEAVRLIDRHRVTHVSDYPPVLQSLLDAAGKLGSRLPSLKHVSGLDSPQTIQRLHEGTGAQFWTGFGQSETSGFVSLQRVSEQPGAAGKPAPLCRIKLVDDDDREVPVGTPGEITVRGPLVFQGYFAQPDVTAYTFRNGWHHTGDVGRFDTDGYLHYVRRKPEKELIKPGGENVYPAEVETVIMEMDGVSGVCVYGIPDAKWGEAIKAVVEVKSAGRYTAQQVSDFVASKIARFKRPHVVVFADALARSAEGGVDREAVKAKWGSGA
- a CDS encoding group 1 truncated hemoglobin translates to MRLMSRAVLMAVVAVTFAACASAPPGPTLYQRLGGREAIKGVVDDFVANVVADPRVNSRFKGLQPAAVAKLQTNLADQICDATGGPCAYLGRDMKATHAGMRITDAEWSATVEDLVKSLNKFKVGAKEQQELLAILGPMKKDIVGQ
- a CDS encoding ABC transporter ATP-binding protein; amino-acid sequence: MITLNNVEVIYDSVILVLKGVSLTVKEASVTTLLGANGAGKTTTLKAVSGLLRAERGEVTKGSVEFDGERLDRLAPHEVVKRGVVQVFEGRRVFEHLTTEENLVAGGHIQRDGARVKEGIERVYQYFPKLKERRAVQSGYLSGGEQQMLVIGRALMSNPKVILLDEPSLGLAPLLVEEIFGIVRRLSHEQKLTVLLVEQNANLALEVAEHGYVMENGRIVLDGPAAALRDNADIKEFYLGLTEVGARKSYRDVKHYKRRKRWLS